The following are encoded together in the Babylonia areolata isolate BAREFJ2019XMU chromosome 18, ASM4173473v1, whole genome shotgun sequence genome:
- the LOC143291839 gene encoding translation machinery-associated protein 16-like — MPKTQKTKTEKIAHPYSRKAMKEERRLLHKNRVDQGRQERSSKLDTQAERLLWFHERLDERQCYSKSDLLHMLEQFRNRFDDELEQIAIVNSVGSRKGSKQHASREAAIKMTQDMEKNEFESVGIEVPDLCSKDNLRNFRLWGGEMKYVQNLKMKRISVRDKEKLEAANSAADCIPVTNDSEINQTAGCAVTESE; from the coding sequence ATGCCTAAAACACAAAAGACCAAGACGGAGAAGATTGCTCACCCATACAGCCGCAAGGCCATGAAGGAGGAACGACGACTTCTCCACAAAAACCGCGTAGACCAAGGTCGACAGGAACGTTCCAGCAAACTGGACACACAAGCCGAGAGGTTGTTGTGGTTCCACGAACGTCTCGATGAGCGACAGTGCTACAGCAAGTCCGATCTGCTGCACATGTTGGAGCAGTTCCGAAACCGATTCGATGATGAGCTGGAGCAGATCGCCATTGTAAATAGTGTGGGGTCGAGGAAAGGCAGCAAGCAGCACGCCTCCAGAGAGGCGGCCATCAAGATGACACAGGATATGGAGAAGAACGAGTTTGAGAGCGTGGGAATAGAAGTTCCCGATCTCTGCAGCAAGGACAACCTCCGAAACTTTCGCCTATGGGGTGGGGAGATGAAGTATGTGCAGAATTTAAAAATGAAACGGATCAGTGTGCGCGATAAAGAAAAGCTTGAAGCTGCTAATTCTGCAGCTGATTGCATTCCAGTCACTAATGACAGTGAAATCAACCAAACTGCTGGCTGTGCAGTCACTGAAtcagaataa
- the LOC143292478 gene encoding large ribosomal subunit protein bL12m-like, with translation MQSTKAILRSVGVVSSYCRRLAQKQLKTCQCLSANHLYSTSTDVIPSPHVEGQPKIYAPKIEKLVEDISQLTLLEVADLNELLKKTLNIQDTPMMAMGAVAAPAAKEEEEEEVAPRKEKMAFTVKLTKFDDAKKVQLIKAIKGLIPNMNLVQAKKFVESSPQVVKADIPKDEAEKLKEELAAAGGVVEVE, from the exons ATGCAGTCGACAAAGGCTATACTTCGTTCAGTTGGAGTCGTTTCCAGTTACTGTCGAAG GTTGGCACAGAAACAACTCAAGACATGCCAGTGCCTAAGTGCCAACCATCTGTACAGCACCAGCACCGATGTGATTCCTTCACCTCATGTGGAGGGTCAACCCAAGATCTATGCCCCCAAAATAGAGAAGCTTGTGGAAGATATTAGTCAGCTGACCTTGCTGGAAGTGGCGGACCTCAATGAGCTTCTCAAG AAAACGCTCAACATTCAAGACACACCTATGATGGCCATGGGagcagtagcagcaccagcagcaaag gaggaagaggaggaggaggtggctcCCCGGAAGGAGAAGATGGCGTTCACAGTGAAGCTGACCAAGTTTGACGATGCCAAGAAGGTGCAGCTCATCAAGGCCATCAAGGGATTGATACCTAACATGAACCTTGTGCAG GCCAAGAAATTTGTCGAGAGCAGCCCTCAAGTGGTGAAAGCAGACATCCCCAAAGACGAGGCAGAGAAGTTGAAAGAGGAGTTGGCTGCTgcagggggtgtggtggaggtggagtga
- the LOC143292477 gene encoding clusterin-associated protein 1-like isoform X4, which produces MSFRDLRNFTEMMRALGYPRLISMENFRTPNFPLVAEVLKWLVKRYEPNADLHPDIDTEQDRVIFIKSAAEFMATKAHIKMNTKRLYGADGYAVKELLKVTTLLYGATKPDVAAELESGESTSEVSFDVSSRINDLKDARRLASEITVQGAHLYDMLGKEVDLREMRTMVVGRSLELNEVEHGLHSSIQAVQHEIQKTLNMLDNVASDEANLEAKIEKRKTELDRNNKRLQTLQSVRPAYMDEYERLEEDLQKLYSSFMERFRNLSYLEQQLDDYNRMEHDRLEETEEALKVMAEKIRHEEQKQHKITNDDDDDDEKIFGPDGDEDDNDSEEEGLTGKQTRPSHHRMRPEAGQRGQARVAGSMNPDISEDSESEGSGDSEIDLDDDDEDEEDDSEGAGAMMQGVPGQRGRPQPVPQDGDDSDF; this is translated from the exons ATGAGCTTTCGTGATCTCAGAA ACTTCACAGAGATGATGAGGGCCCTGGGTTACCCTCGCCTCATCTCCATGGAGAATTTCCGCACACCCAACTTCCCCCTGGTGGCTGAGGTCCTCAAATGGCTGGTCAAACG TTATGAGCCCAATGCCGATCTACATCCTGACATTGACACTGAGCAGGACAGGGTCATCTTCATCAAGTCGGCTGCTGAATTCATG GCCACAAAAGCACACATCAAGATGAACACCAAGAGGCTATATGGGGCTGACGGCTACGCAGTTAAAGAGTTGCTAAAggtcaccacactgctgtatgGAGCCACCAAGCCTGACGTGGCCGCAGAACTGGAAAGTGGGGAGAGCACATCAGAGGTCTCTTTTGACGTCTCTTCACGG ATCAATGATTTGAAGGACGCACGACGTCTGGCGTCAGAGATCACGGTGCAGGGTGCTCACCTGTATGACATGCTGGGCAAAGAAGTGGATCTGAGG GAAATGAGGACGATGGTGGTTGGCCGGTCACTGGAGCTGAATGAAGTGGAGCATGGACTGCACTCCTCCATACAGGCTGTGcag caTGAGATCCAGAAGACGCTCAACATGCTGGACAATGTGGCGTCAGACGAAGCCAACCTGGAGGCCAAGATCGAGAAACGCAAAACAGAACTGGACCGCAACAACAAGCGCCTGCAGACCCTGCAGAGTGTCAG ACCTGCCTACATGGACGAGTATGAGAGGCTGGAAGAAGACTTGCAGAAGCTGTACAGCTCTTTCATGGAGCGCTTCCGCAACCTGTCCTATCTGGAACAGCAGCTGGATGACTATAATCGCATGGAACATGATCGTCTGGAG GAGACAGAGGAGGCCCTGAAAGTCATGGCAGAGAAGATACGGCATGAGGAGCAGAAGCAGCATAAAATTaccaatgatgacgacgatgatgacgagaaAATATTTG GGCCTGATGGGGATGAAGATGACAACGACTCGGAGGAGGAGGGgctgacaggaaaacagacacgCCCCTCACACCACAGGATGAGGCCGGAAG caGGACAGAGAGGTCAAGCCAGAGTGGCCGGCAGCATGAACCCTGACATCAGTGAG GACAGCGAATCAGAGGGGTCAGGGGACTCCGAGATAGAcctggatgatgacgatgaagatgaagaagacgacagTGAGGGAGCTGGGGCCATGATGCAGGGTGTGCCTGGTCAGAGAGGGCGACCACAGCCTGTGCCGCAAGACGGCGATGACAGTGACTTCTGA
- the LOC143292477 gene encoding clusterin-associated protein 1-like isoform X2 gives MSFRDLRNFTEMMRALGYPRLISMENFRTPNFPLVAEVLKWLVKRYEPNADLHPDIDTEQDRVIFIKSAAEFMATKAHIKMNTKRLYGADGYAVKELLKVTTLLYGATKPDVAAELESGESTSEVSFDVSSRINDLKDARRLASEITVQGAHLYDMLGKEVDLREMRTMVVGRSLELNEVEHGLHSSIQAVQHEIQKTLNMLDNVASDEANLEAKIEKRKTELDRNNKRLQTLQSVRPAYMDEYERLEEDLQKLYSSFMERFRNLSYLEQQLDDYNRMEHDRLEETEEALKVMAEKIRHEEQKQHKITNDDDDDDEKIFGPDGDEDDNDSEEEGLTGKQTRPSHHRMRPEAGQRGQARVAGSMNPDISETERIMSPVFPEDSESEGSGDSEIDLDDDDEDEEDDSEGAGAMMQGVPGQRGRPQPVPQDGDDSDF, from the exons ATGAGCTTTCGTGATCTCAGAA ACTTCACAGAGATGATGAGGGCCCTGGGTTACCCTCGCCTCATCTCCATGGAGAATTTCCGCACACCCAACTTCCCCCTGGTGGCTGAGGTCCTCAAATGGCTGGTCAAACG TTATGAGCCCAATGCCGATCTACATCCTGACATTGACACTGAGCAGGACAGGGTCATCTTCATCAAGTCGGCTGCTGAATTCATG GCCACAAAAGCACACATCAAGATGAACACCAAGAGGCTATATGGGGCTGACGGCTACGCAGTTAAAGAGTTGCTAAAggtcaccacactgctgtatgGAGCCACCAAGCCTGACGTGGCCGCAGAACTGGAAAGTGGGGAGAGCACATCAGAGGTCTCTTTTGACGTCTCTTCACGG ATCAATGATTTGAAGGACGCACGACGTCTGGCGTCAGAGATCACGGTGCAGGGTGCTCACCTGTATGACATGCTGGGCAAAGAAGTGGATCTGAGG GAAATGAGGACGATGGTGGTTGGCCGGTCACTGGAGCTGAATGAAGTGGAGCATGGACTGCACTCCTCCATACAGGCTGTGcag caTGAGATCCAGAAGACGCTCAACATGCTGGACAATGTGGCGTCAGACGAAGCCAACCTGGAGGCCAAGATCGAGAAACGCAAAACAGAACTGGACCGCAACAACAAGCGCCTGCAGACCCTGCAGAGTGTCAG ACCTGCCTACATGGACGAGTATGAGAGGCTGGAAGAAGACTTGCAGAAGCTGTACAGCTCTTTCATGGAGCGCTTCCGCAACCTGTCCTATCTGGAACAGCAGCTGGATGACTATAATCGCATGGAACATGATCGTCTGGAG GAGACAGAGGAGGCCCTGAAAGTCATGGCAGAGAAGATACGGCATGAGGAGCAGAAGCAGCATAAAATTaccaatgatgacgacgatgatgacgagaaAATATTTG GGCCTGATGGGGATGAAGATGACAACGACTCGGAGGAGGAGGGgctgacaggaaaacagacacgCCCCTCACACCACAGGATGAGGCCGGAAG caGGACAGAGAGGTCAAGCCAGAGTGGCCGGCAGCATGAACCCTGACATCAGTGAG ACCGAGAGGATCATGTCCCCTGTTTTTCCAGAG GACAGCGAATCAGAGGGGTCAGGGGACTCCGAGATAGAcctggatgatgacgatgaagatgaagaagacgacagTGAGGGAGCTGGGGCCATGATGCAGGGTGTGCCTGGTCAGAGAGGGCGACCACAGCCTGTGCCGCAAGACGGCGATGACAGTGACTTCTGA
- the LOC143292477 gene encoding clusterin-associated protein 1-like isoform X1 has product MSFRDLRNFTEMMRALGYPRLISMENFRTPNFPLVAEVLKWLVKRYEPNADLHPDIDTEQDRVIFIKSAAEFMATKAHIKMNTKRLYGADGYAVKELLKVTTLLYGATKPDVAAELESGESTSEVSFDVSSRINDLKDARRLASEITVQGAHLYDMLGKEVDLREMRTMVVGRSLELNEVEHGLHSSIQAVQHEIQKTLNMLDNVASDEANLEAKIEKRKTELDRNNKRLQTLQSVRPAYMDEYERLEEDLQKLYSSFMERFRNLSYLEQQLDDYNRMEHDRLEETEEALKVMAEKIRHEEQKQHKITNDDDDDDEKIFGPDGDEDDNDSEEEGLTGKQTRPSHHRMRPEAAGQRGQARVAGSMNPDISETERIMSPVFPEDSESEGSGDSEIDLDDDDEDEEDDSEGAGAMMQGVPGQRGRPQPVPQDGDDSDF; this is encoded by the exons ATGAGCTTTCGTGATCTCAGAA ACTTCACAGAGATGATGAGGGCCCTGGGTTACCCTCGCCTCATCTCCATGGAGAATTTCCGCACACCCAACTTCCCCCTGGTGGCTGAGGTCCTCAAATGGCTGGTCAAACG TTATGAGCCCAATGCCGATCTACATCCTGACATTGACACTGAGCAGGACAGGGTCATCTTCATCAAGTCGGCTGCTGAATTCATG GCCACAAAAGCACACATCAAGATGAACACCAAGAGGCTATATGGGGCTGACGGCTACGCAGTTAAAGAGTTGCTAAAggtcaccacactgctgtatgGAGCCACCAAGCCTGACGTGGCCGCAGAACTGGAAAGTGGGGAGAGCACATCAGAGGTCTCTTTTGACGTCTCTTCACGG ATCAATGATTTGAAGGACGCACGACGTCTGGCGTCAGAGATCACGGTGCAGGGTGCTCACCTGTATGACATGCTGGGCAAAGAAGTGGATCTGAGG GAAATGAGGACGATGGTGGTTGGCCGGTCACTGGAGCTGAATGAAGTGGAGCATGGACTGCACTCCTCCATACAGGCTGTGcag caTGAGATCCAGAAGACGCTCAACATGCTGGACAATGTGGCGTCAGACGAAGCCAACCTGGAGGCCAAGATCGAGAAACGCAAAACAGAACTGGACCGCAACAACAAGCGCCTGCAGACCCTGCAGAGTGTCAG ACCTGCCTACATGGACGAGTATGAGAGGCTGGAAGAAGACTTGCAGAAGCTGTACAGCTCTTTCATGGAGCGCTTCCGCAACCTGTCCTATCTGGAACAGCAGCTGGATGACTATAATCGCATGGAACATGATCGTCTGGAG GAGACAGAGGAGGCCCTGAAAGTCATGGCAGAGAAGATACGGCATGAGGAGCAGAAGCAGCATAAAATTaccaatgatgacgacgatgatgacgagaaAATATTTG GGCCTGATGGGGATGAAGATGACAACGACTCGGAGGAGGAGGGgctgacaggaaaacagacacgCCCCTCACACCACAGGATGAGGCCGGAAG cagcaGGACAGAGAGGTCAAGCCAGAGTGGCCGGCAGCATGAACCCTGACATCAGTGAG ACCGAGAGGATCATGTCCCCTGTTTTTCCAGAG GACAGCGAATCAGAGGGGTCAGGGGACTCCGAGATAGAcctggatgatgacgatgaagatgaagaagacgacagTGAGGGAGCTGGGGCCATGATGCAGGGTGTGCCTGGTCAGAGAGGGCGACCACAGCCTGTGCCGCAAGACGGCGATGACAGTGACTTCTGA
- the LOC143292477 gene encoding clusterin-associated protein 1-like isoform X3, with protein sequence MSFRDLRNFTEMMRALGYPRLISMENFRTPNFPLVAEVLKWLVKRYEPNADLHPDIDTEQDRVIFIKSAAEFMATKAHIKMNTKRLYGADGYAVKELLKVTTLLYGATKPDVAAELESGESTSEVSFDVSSRINDLKDARRLASEITVQGAHLYDMLGKEVDLREMRTMVVGRSLELNEVEHGLHSSIQAVQHEIQKTLNMLDNVASDEANLEAKIEKRKTELDRNNKRLQTLQSVRPAYMDEYERLEEDLQKLYSSFMERFRNLSYLEQQLDDYNRMEHDRLEETEEALKVMAEKIRHEEQKQHKITNDDDDDDEKIFGPDGDEDDNDSEEEGLTGKQTRPSHHRMRPEAAGQRGQARVAGSMNPDISEDSESEGSGDSEIDLDDDDEDEEDDSEGAGAMMQGVPGQRGRPQPVPQDGDDSDF encoded by the exons ATGAGCTTTCGTGATCTCAGAA ACTTCACAGAGATGATGAGGGCCCTGGGTTACCCTCGCCTCATCTCCATGGAGAATTTCCGCACACCCAACTTCCCCCTGGTGGCTGAGGTCCTCAAATGGCTGGTCAAACG TTATGAGCCCAATGCCGATCTACATCCTGACATTGACACTGAGCAGGACAGGGTCATCTTCATCAAGTCGGCTGCTGAATTCATG GCCACAAAAGCACACATCAAGATGAACACCAAGAGGCTATATGGGGCTGACGGCTACGCAGTTAAAGAGTTGCTAAAggtcaccacactgctgtatgGAGCCACCAAGCCTGACGTGGCCGCAGAACTGGAAAGTGGGGAGAGCACATCAGAGGTCTCTTTTGACGTCTCTTCACGG ATCAATGATTTGAAGGACGCACGACGTCTGGCGTCAGAGATCACGGTGCAGGGTGCTCACCTGTATGACATGCTGGGCAAAGAAGTGGATCTGAGG GAAATGAGGACGATGGTGGTTGGCCGGTCACTGGAGCTGAATGAAGTGGAGCATGGACTGCACTCCTCCATACAGGCTGTGcag caTGAGATCCAGAAGACGCTCAACATGCTGGACAATGTGGCGTCAGACGAAGCCAACCTGGAGGCCAAGATCGAGAAACGCAAAACAGAACTGGACCGCAACAACAAGCGCCTGCAGACCCTGCAGAGTGTCAG ACCTGCCTACATGGACGAGTATGAGAGGCTGGAAGAAGACTTGCAGAAGCTGTACAGCTCTTTCATGGAGCGCTTCCGCAACCTGTCCTATCTGGAACAGCAGCTGGATGACTATAATCGCATGGAACATGATCGTCTGGAG GAGACAGAGGAGGCCCTGAAAGTCATGGCAGAGAAGATACGGCATGAGGAGCAGAAGCAGCATAAAATTaccaatgatgacgacgatgatgacgagaaAATATTTG GGCCTGATGGGGATGAAGATGACAACGACTCGGAGGAGGAGGGgctgacaggaaaacagacacgCCCCTCACACCACAGGATGAGGCCGGAAG cagcaGGACAGAGAGGTCAAGCCAGAGTGGCCGGCAGCATGAACCCTGACATCAGTGAG GACAGCGAATCAGAGGGGTCAGGGGACTCCGAGATAGAcctggatgatgacgatgaagatgaagaagacgacagTGAGGGAGCTGGGGCCATGATGCAGGGTGTGCCTGGTCAGAGAGGGCGACCACAGCCTGTGCCGCAAGACGGCGATGACAGTGACTTCTGA